A genome region from Acidobacteriota bacterium includes the following:
- a CDS encoding M14 family zinc carboxypeptidase — protein MFHRRMAVLFALLMALTMAAPAVHTQGKITPPQFTTGGKQYTAGDDYFLANYSQLREYFGKLAQESDRFKVVEIGKTAEGKPMIMAIITSPENHKKLARYKEISQKLARAEGLTDDEAHKLAAEGKAVVWLDGGLHATECINAQGLFTFAHQMTSQNDPETLRFLNDVITLLVPVNPDGMDLVSNWYMREPDEKRRSTGQLPVLYQKYAGHDNNRDSYANNLSETEAINRQLYIEWIPQIMYNQHQTGPAGAVLFVPPFRDPFNYNEDPLVPMGIDLVAASIHNRFVTEGKAGAAMRSEASYSTWYNGGERTTTGFHNMIGILTEISGNPTPAPLGLVLDKQLPHQDLPMPIPPQEVWHQRQAIDYIMSANRAILDIASKHREDFLFRIYKAGRNSIDRGSRDNWTIQPDWIDEAKAQLAKDTEAASGGRGAAGAGRGGGGGRGGADPKYYKAMLTPERRDPRGYILPSDQADFNTTTRFVNALIKDGVVVHRATAAFTVGGKSYPAGSYVIKAAQAFRPHLRDMLEPQDHPNDFQYPGGPPRPPYDITGYTLAFQMGVQFDRILEAFDGPFEALPLAPIKLGGGKVTAGKGSAVGYLLSHRLTDGFTATSKLLAAKEDVYWLKSAFTTAGKTYEVGAIYVPAKPTTKALVEKLATDLGVTFDATTTKPTGEALKLNPVRIGLVDQYGGSMPSGWIRWIFEQAYPTSFELVFPPALDAGNLAQKYDVLIFPGGAIPGAPGEAGGGGRGGGAGGDMPAAGGRGGAAQSTVPAEFQGRQGRITAATTIPILKKFVEDGGTIITIGTSTSLAAHFGLPVSNGLVEMVGGVERRLPNDKFYVPGSLLTASVDTTDPLAYGFGDQVAVMWENDPALKLGPDAALKGVKTVAWFATDKPLKSGWAWGQQYLNGLTVAAEATIGKGKLILLAPEVTFRAQPHATFKLLFNGIYYGSAKPVSLGAAK, from the coding sequence ATGTTTCACAGGAGAATGGCCGTCTTGTTTGCGCTGCTGATGGCGCTGACGATGGCGGCCCCGGCCGTTCACACCCAGGGCAAGATCACACCGCCCCAGTTCACGACGGGCGGTAAGCAGTACACCGCCGGCGATGATTACTTCCTGGCGAACTACTCCCAGCTGCGCGAGTACTTCGGCAAGCTGGCCCAGGAGTCGGATCGCTTCAAGGTGGTCGAGATTGGCAAGACCGCCGAGGGCAAGCCGATGATCATGGCGATCATCACCTCGCCGGAAAATCACAAGAAGCTGGCGCGCTACAAGGAAATTTCCCAGAAGCTCGCGCGCGCCGAAGGCCTCACCGACGACGAGGCGCACAAGCTCGCGGCCGAGGGCAAGGCGGTGGTGTGGCTCGATGGGGGCCTGCACGCCACCGAGTGCATCAACGCGCAGGGTCTGTTCACGTTCGCCCATCAGATGACGAGCCAGAACGACCCCGAGACGCTGCGGTTTCTCAATGACGTGATCACGCTGCTCGTACCGGTCAATCCCGACGGCATGGACCTGGTGTCGAACTGGTACATGCGGGAACCCGACGAGAAGCGGCGGTCGACCGGACAGCTGCCGGTGCTCTACCAGAAGTACGCCGGCCACGACAACAACCGCGACTCGTACGCGAACAACCTCTCCGAGACCGAAGCGATCAACCGCCAGCTCTACATCGAGTGGATCCCGCAGATCATGTACAACCAGCACCAGACCGGTCCGGCCGGCGCGGTGCTCTTTGTGCCGCCGTTCCGCGATCCGTTCAACTACAACGAGGACCCGCTGGTGCCGATGGGGATCGACCTGGTGGCTGCCTCCATCCACAACCGGTTCGTCACCGAGGGCAAGGCGGGCGCCGCCATGCGGTCCGAGGCGTCCTACTCCACGTGGTACAACGGCGGCGAACGGACGACGACCGGTTTCCACAACATGATCGGAATCCTCACCGAGATCAGCGGCAACCCGACGCCCGCCCCGCTCGGTCTGGTGCTGGACAAACAGTTGCCGCACCAGGACCTGCCGATGCCCATTCCTCCGCAGGAAGTGTGGCACCAGCGCCAGGCGATCGACTACATCATGTCGGCCAACCGGGCGATCCTGGATATCGCGTCGAAGCATCGGGAAGACTTCCTGTTCCGCATCTATAAGGCGGGCCGGAACTCGATCGATCGCGGCAGCCGCGACAATTGGACCATCCAGCCCGACTGGATCGACGAGGCTAAGGCCCAGCTGGCGAAGGATACCGAGGCGGCATCTGGCGGGCGCGGCGCGGCTGGGGCCGGGCGCGGAGGCGGTGGCGGGCGCGGAGGCGCCGATCCGAAGTACTACAAAGCGATGCTGACTCCCGAGCGGCGTGATCCACGCGGATACATCCTCCCGTCCGATCAAGCCGACTTCAATACAACGACGCGGTTCGTCAACGCCCTCATCAAGGATGGCGTCGTCGTTCACCGCGCGACCGCGGCGTTCACCGTCGGCGGCAAGTCGTATCCGGCAGGGTCATATGTGATCAAGGCCGCACAGGCGTTCCGCCCGCACCTGCGCGACATGCTCGAACCGCAGGATCACCCGAACGACTTCCAGTATCCCGGTGGCCCGCCGCGGCCGCCCTACGACATCACCGGCTACACGCTCGCCTTCCAGATGGGCGTGCAGTTCGACCGGATTCTCGAGGCGTTTGATGGTCCGTTCGAGGCGCTCCCGCTTGCGCCGATCAAGCTCGGCGGCGGCAAAGTGACGGCGGGCAAGGGCTCGGCGGTCGGGTACCTGCTGAGCCACCGCCTCACCGACGGGTTCACGGCGACCTCGAAGCTGCTGGCGGCGAAGGAAGACGTGTACTGGCTGAAGTCGGCGTTCACGACAGCGGGTAAGACGTACGAGGTCGGCGCGATCTACGTGCCGGCGAAACCAACGACCAAGGCCCTCGTCGAGAAGCTCGCGACCGACCTCGGGGTGACCTTCGACGCGACCACCACGAAGCCGACAGGTGAGGCGTTGAAACTGAATCCGGTTCGGATCGGATTGGTGGACCAGTACGGCGGCTCGATGCCATCCGGATGGATCCGCTGGATCTTCGAACAGGCGTATCCGACCAGTTTCGAACTGGTCTTCCCGCCGGCGCTCGATGCCGGCAATCTGGCGCAGAAGTACGACGTGCTGATCTTCCCGGGCGGCGCGATTCCTGGTGCGCCTGGCGAAGCGGGTGGCGGCGGACGGGGCGGCGGCGCTGGCGGCGACATGCCGGCGGCTGGCGGACGCGGCGGTGCCGCGCAGTCGACAGTCCCTGCGGAATTCCAGGGGCGCCAGGGCCGGATCACCGCCGCGACAACGATCCCGATTCTCAAGAAGTTCGTTGAGGATGGCGGCACGATCATTACCATCGGGACTTCGACGAGCCTGGCCGCTCACTTCGGACTTCCGGTCAGCAATGGTCTCGTCGAAATGGTGGGCGGCGTCGAACGCCGGCTGCCCAACGACAAGTTCTACGTGCCGGGCTCGCTGCTGACGGCGAGCGTTGACACGACCGACCCGCTCGCTTACGGCTTTGGCGATCAGGTTGCGGTGATGTGGGAGAACGATCCGGCGCTCAAGTTGGGGCCGGATGCGGCGCTCAAGGGCGTGAAGACGGTGGCGTGGTTCGCGACCGACAAGCCGCTCAAGAGCGGGTGGGCGTGGGGGCAGCAGTACCTGAATGGCCTCACGGTCGCCGCGGAAGCCACCATCGGCAAGGGCAAGTTGATCTTGCTGGCGCCGGAAGTGACGTTCCGTGCGCAGCCGCACGCCACGTTCAAGCTCCTGTTCAACGGGATTTACTACGGAAGCGCGAAGCCGGTCAGCCTCGGCGCGGCGAAGTAG
- the ispG gene encoding flavodoxin-dependent (E)-4-hydroxy-3-methylbut-2-enyl-diphosphate synthase → MSPVQRHNTIGVHIGHIQVGGGAPIVVQSMCNTDTADVSATVSQCLELWQAGSEMLRVTVNLPEAAEAVPSIKARLAQAGCLAPLIGDFHYNGHILLTKFPACAAALDKYRVNPGNVGTGRRRDEQFATICKVAVDHDKPIRIGVNGGSLNQELVTRKMQENTEHTLGLTSGEIINECLVVSALESTALAIENGVRPDQIIISCKVSKPRDLIDVYRELARRTSQPLHLGLTEAGMGIKGLTWSASAMGVLLHDGIGDTIRISLTPRPGGDRRDEVYASCELLQALGLRAFAPSLTACPGCGRTTSTTFQQLAEQIQDYVHEMMPVWKARHEGVEHMTLAVMGCVVNGPGESRAANIGISLPGTGEAPACPVFIDGEHATTLRGTYDELSAAFRTLVDEYVDTKYVRK, encoded by the coding sequence ATGTCGCCCGTGCAGCGTCACAACACCATCGGCGTTCACATAGGCCACATCCAGGTCGGCGGAGGCGCCCCCATCGTCGTCCAGTCCATGTGCAACACGGACACGGCCGATGTGTCCGCCACCGTGAGCCAGTGCCTCGAACTTTGGCAGGCTGGCTCCGAGATGCTGCGTGTGACGGTGAATCTGCCCGAGGCGGCGGAGGCTGTGCCGTCGATCAAGGCGCGGTTGGCGCAGGCTGGTTGCCTGGCCCCCCTGATTGGCGATTTTCACTACAACGGCCACATTCTGCTGACGAAGTTTCCGGCGTGCGCCGCGGCGCTCGACAAGTACCGCGTCAACCCGGGCAACGTCGGCACCGGTCGTCGTCGCGACGAGCAGTTCGCGACGATCTGCAAAGTGGCGGTTGACCACGACAAGCCCATCCGCATAGGCGTCAACGGCGGCTCACTCAATCAGGAGCTCGTCACGCGCAAGATGCAGGAGAACACCGAGCACACTCTCGGCCTGACCTCCGGCGAGATTATCAACGAGTGCCTGGTCGTGTCCGCGCTCGAATCGACTGCGCTGGCCATCGAAAACGGAGTGCGACCCGATCAGATCATCATCTCGTGCAAGGTGTCGAAACCGCGCGATCTGATCGACGTCTACCGGGAGCTCGCCCGGCGCACCAGCCAGCCGCTGCACCTGGGTCTGACCGAAGCGGGAATGGGCATCAAGGGCCTGACATGGTCGGCGTCGGCGATGGGGGTGCTGCTCCACGACGGCATTGGCGACACCATCCGGATCTCGCTCACGCCGCGCCCTGGCGGTGACCGCCGCGACGAGGTGTACGCGTCGTGTGAATTGTTGCAGGCGCTGGGGCTGCGCGCCTTCGCGCCGAGCCTGACGGCGTGCCCGGGATGCGGTCGAACCACAAGTACGACGTTTCAGCAGCTGGCCGAACAGATTCAGGACTACGTGCACGAGATGATGCCGGTGTGGAAGGCGCGCCACGAGGGCGTCGAGCACATGACGCTCGCCGTGATGGGCTGCGTCGTCAACGGTCCGGGAGAATCCAGGGCCGCCAACATCGGGATCAGCCTCCCCGGAACCGGCGAGGCGCCGGCCTGCCCCGTGTTCATCGATGGGGAACACGCCACGACGTTGCGCGGCACCTACGACGAGCTGTCTGCGGCGTTCAGGACTCTGGTTGACGAATATGTGGATACGAAATACGTGAGGAAGTAG
- a CDS encoding NADPH:quinone reductase — MKAICVRETGGPEVLTLEEVPDPQTGAGEVLVRVHAAGVNPVDTYIRSGSQGRRPTLPYTPGTDGAGVIEAVGPGVDRRACGERVYFSGTACGGYSGAYAERAVCLAHQVHPLAASLSFAQGAAIGVPYATAHRALFSRAQSRAGETVLVHGGSGAVGIAAIQLARAHGMRVFATAGTARGLGLASAQGATQVFDHTSPSYLAEILAATRNQGVDVIIEMLANINLDNDLGLLALKGRVVVVGNRGRVEIDARQTMVKDGAVLGMTLGNVSASEMAQIHEELAAGLGDGTLTPVVGREFRLEQASDAHRAVMEPGAFGKIVLIS, encoded by the coding sequence ATGAAGGCGATTTGCGTGCGTGAGACGGGCGGGCCTGAAGTGCTCACACTCGAAGAGGTTCCGGATCCCCAAACTGGAGCTGGAGAAGTGCTCGTACGGGTCCATGCCGCGGGCGTTAATCCCGTCGATACGTACATCCGATCAGGCTCTCAGGGCCGCAGGCCGACGCTTCCCTATACGCCGGGAACCGACGGCGCCGGCGTGATAGAGGCAGTGGGCCCTGGTGTCGACCGCCGGGCGTGCGGCGAACGCGTGTACTTCAGCGGAACGGCTTGCGGCGGGTACAGCGGCGCATACGCAGAGCGGGCGGTGTGTCTGGCGCACCAGGTTCATCCGCTCGCCGCTTCACTCTCGTTCGCTCAGGGCGCCGCCATCGGCGTCCCGTACGCCACGGCGCATCGGGCCCTGTTCTCCCGCGCGCAATCGCGTGCCGGCGAAACAGTGCTCGTGCACGGCGGGAGCGGCGCTGTCGGCATCGCCGCCATCCAGTTGGCGCGCGCGCATGGCATGAGGGTGTTCGCAACAGCGGGCACGGCCCGTGGCCTCGGTCTGGCGAGTGCACAGGGTGCGACACAGGTATTCGATCACACGTCGCCCTCGTACCTCGCTGAGATCCTCGCGGCCACGCGCAACCAGGGCGTGGACGTCATCATCGAGATGCTGGCCAACATCAATCTGGACAACGACCTGGGCCTGCTCGCGCTCAAGGGGCGCGTGGTCGTGGTCGGCAACCGCGGCCGTGTCGAGATCGATGCGCGGCAGACGATGGTGAAGGACGGGGCGGTGCTGGGAATGACCCTCGGCAACGTGTCGGCATCGGAGATGGCACAGATCCACGAGGAGCTTGCCGCCGGACTTGGCGACGGCACGCTGACGCCCGTCGTCGGGCGGGAGTTCCGGCTGGAGCAGGCGTCAGACGCCCACCGGGCCGTGATGGAGCCCGGCGCATTCGGCAAGATTGTGCTCATCTCGTAG